A genomic stretch from Desulfotignum balticum DSM 7044 includes:
- a CDS encoding AbrB/MazE/SpoVT family DNA-binding domain-containing protein, which translates to MRVTTKGQVTIPIHIREKLGITPDTEIDFLQEGNRVFLVKRKKNARATRRFKKLRGIATVKMTTDEIMALTRDNL; encoded by the coding sequence ATGAGAGTGACGACAAAAGGGCAGGTTACAATACCCATTCACATACGGGAAAAATTAGGGATAACCCCAGACACGGAGATTGATTTTTTACAGGAGGGAAACCGGGTCTTTTTGGTCAAACGAAAAAAAAACGCCCGTGCCACCCGCAGGTTTAAAAAACTTCGGGGTATTGCGACGGTCAAAATGACCACAGACGAAATTATGGCACTCACAAGAGATAATTTATGA